Proteins encoded together in one Kutzneria kofuensis window:
- a CDS encoding IS481 family transposase: MRSTTHSSAEQKDPSVLHRNAPLSVEGRRRLVQRCRTRPIAHVAAEMGISRQCASKWVNRYRRFGETGLADRPSVPHRQPTATPAQVVARIEQLRRTRKYSARRIATELAAQDITISTRTVGRHLAHLGLNRRRFLDPTGQNNRQPRPIIARWPGHMVHLDVKKTGQIPEGGGWRIHGKGSEQDKRVARSKKPGQRPRYTYLHSAIDGFSRLAYTEALPDEKAATAIAFTHRARAFFAAHGITHIHRIVTDNGACYRARDFATVLRGARHQRITPYTPRHNGKVERYNRILAEEFLYAREWTSEHQRSAALTVWNIHYNYHRPHTAAGDQPPASRLRTRVTNVMASYS, encoded by the coding sequence ATGAGAAGTACCACCCACTCGTCCGCCGAGCAGAAAGACCCGTCCGTGCTCCACCGTAACGCCCCGCTGTCTGTCGAAGGCCGTCGCCGTCTCGTGCAGCGCTGCCGGACCCGTCCGATCGCCCATGTCGCCGCCGAGATGGGCATCTCCCGCCAGTGCGCCAGCAAGTGGGTCAACCGCTACCGGCGCTTCGGCGAGACCGGCCTGGCCGATCGCCCCAGCGTCCCGCACCGCCAGCCCACGGCCACCCCCGCCCAGGTGGTGGCCCGGATCGAGCAGCTGCGCCGGACCCGCAAGTACTCCGCACGCCGGATCGCCACCGAGCTGGCCGCCCAGGACATCACCATCTCGACACGGACCGTGGGCCGGCACCTGGCCCACCTGGGTCTGAACCGGCGCCGGTTCCTCGACCCCACCGGCCAGAACAACCGGCAACCCAGGCCGATCATCGCCCGCTGGCCCGGCCACATGGTCCACCTCGATGTGAAGAAGACCGGCCAGATCCCCGAGGGCGGCGGCTGGCGGATCCACGGCAAGGGCAGCGAGCAGGACAAACGCGTCGCCCGCAGCAAGAAGCCAGGCCAACGTCCCCGCTACACCTACCTGCACTCCGCCATCGACGGGTTCTCCCGGCTGGCCTACACCGAGGCCCTACCCGACGAGAAGGCCGCCACCGCGATCGCGTTCACCCACCGGGCGCGGGCGTTCTTCGCCGCACACGGCATCACCCACATCCACCGCATCGTCACCGACAACGGCGCCTGCTACCGCGCCCGCGACTTCGCCACCGTGCTGCGCGGAGCCCGACACCAGCGCATCACCCCCTACACCCCACGCCACAACGGCAAAGTCGAGCGCTACAACCGGATCCTGGCCGAGGAGTTCCTCTACGCCCGGGAATGGACCAGCGAACACCAGCGGTCAGCAGCCCTGACCGTCTGGAACATCCACTACAACTACCATCGACCACACACCGCCGCCGGAGATCAGCCACCAGCCTCCCGGCTCCGCACTCGCGTCACCAACGTCATGGCCTCATACAGCTAG
- a CDS encoding DUF7779 domain-containing protein, with translation MLVILVGVALQRLSSDEPGQPAASRTVELATAKPVHNLPPRNPAFIGRDAVFERIEAELAGGPVAVVAMHGLGGMGKSAIALELAHRGHESGRYSIAWWIRAETESTLVEDIADLAPTLGLSVSDDQDQTVKDVRAALQERSGWLIVFDNVAGPDAVRPWIPVGSGATLITSRFRGWGKLAAQVDLDRFTREESLAYLARTVVRYNPVAADDLAQALGDLPLALVQAAGYLDLRDLPIERYLELYRDRDAAGRLLAEAIDGYPASVATTWLLHYDQLAEDEPAALQLLRLCAFLDPEDIDLHLLLSLPKLLPPELAATVAQPIDHERAVGALVRTNLFTRIDTDRIRLHRLVSQVTRLHLGASAGTWATRAATLVNQLFPIRPDDPAQWPRCAMLAAHASMVIEHTESLAVSDAQANALYDRLAVYLQSQVQGDVEIYSLDAPDAAVDWRTSPVRSRYSSQIQRIAPQMLADRDRELAELAAFATDDNEPGYLWLRAGAWSGKTALLSWFALHPPAGVQVVSFFVTGRLAGQSDRSAFVDNVMEQLLAVLGQQIPPLLTEVTREAHLLALLEEAAQACSSRGEHLVLLVDGLDEDRGVHAGPDAHSIAALLPTHPPRGLRIIVADRSNAALPTDVPAHHSLRHPGIVRPLNPSTHARVLQAEMLRDLQRLLGEGSNRDLLGLIAAACGGLTVHDLAELTDTPVWAVEDLMDECSFTKRKGNGAPVYFLAHEELTVTAVQMLGPRRLSEYRDTLHSWADRYRARKWPEDTPDYLLSSYPRMLLQSADAARLVDCVTDVDRHDRMRQRFGDDAAAIKEVDTVMGAIVASDNGDLVKRLAVHRAALQRRTFLQRWRSVLRRVRWR, from the coding sequence ATGTTGGTCATCCTCGTTGGTGTTGCTCTCCAGCGGCTGTCCTCCGACGAACCTGGCCAGCCTGCTGCCTCCCGCACCGTTGAGCTCGCCACCGCCAAGCCCGTCCATAACCTGCCGCCGCGCAATCCGGCCTTCATCGGCCGCGACGCCGTGTTCGAACGCATCGAGGCCGAGCTCGCGGGCGGCCCCGTCGCGGTGGTGGCGATGCACGGACTGGGCGGCATGGGCAAGTCGGCCATCGCCCTCGAACTCGCCCACCGGGGACACGAGTCCGGGAGGTACTCCATCGCCTGGTGGATACGGGCGGAGACGGAATCGACGCTCGTCGAAGACATCGCAGACCTGGCCCCCACCCTGGGCCTGAGCGTGTCGGACGACCAAGACCAAACCGTGAAGGACGTGCGCGCGGCACTTCAGGAACGAAGCGGCTGGCTGATCGTGTTCGACAACGTTGCTGGTCCTGACGCTGTCCGCCCCTGGATCCCAGTCGGCTCAGGAGCCACCTTGATCACCAGCCGGTTCCGCGGCTGGGGCAAGCTGGCAGCGCAAGTCGACCTCGATCGGTTCACACGCGAGGAGTCCCTGGCCTATCTGGCCCGCACTGTTGTGCGCTACAACCCGGTCGCCGCCGATGACTTAGCCCAAGCGCTGGGCGACCTGCCGCTGGCGCTAGTTCAGGCCGCTGGCTACCTCGACCTGCGGGATCTGCCGATCGAGAGGTACCTGGAGTTGTATCGGGATCGCGACGCGGCCGGCCGTCTACTTGCCGAGGCAATCGACGGATATCCGGCCAGCGTCGCCACGACCTGGCTGCTGCACTACGACCAGCTCGCCGAGGACGAACCCGCGGCCCTGCAACTGCTGCGACTGTGTGCCTTCCTCGACCCCGAGGACATCGACCTACACCTGCTGCTGTCCCTACCCAAGCTCCTTCCGCCCGAATTAGCGGCCACCGTTGCCCAGCCGATCGACCACGAGCGTGCGGTAGGCGCCTTGGTCCGTACTAACCTCTTTACCAGGATCGACACCGATCGAATCAGGTTGCACCGGTTGGTGTCGCAGGTGACGCGGTTGCACCTGGGCGCCAGTGCCGGAACGTGGGCGACGCGCGCTGCCACGTTGGTGAACCAACTGTTCCCTATCCGCCCAGACGACCCGGCCCAATGGCCGCGCTGCGCGATGCTCGCAGCACACGCCAGCATGGTGATCGAGCACACCGAGAGCCTGGCGGTGTCCGACGCACAGGCGAACGCGTTGTACGACCGACTCGCGGTATACCTACAAAGCCAGGTCCAGGGCGACGTGGAGATCTACTCGCTCGACGCCCCAGACGCTGCAGTGGACTGGCGCACCTCGCCGGTCCGCTCCCGCTACTCATCCCAGATCCAGCGCATCGCACCTCAGATGCTCGCTGACCGCGACCGCGAACTCGCGGAACTGGCTGCCTTCGCCACAGACGACAACGAACCTGGCTACCTGTGGCTGCGAGCCGGAGCCTGGTCAGGCAAGACCGCACTGTTGTCCTGGTTCGCACTGCACCCACCAGCCGGCGTGCAGGTAGTGTCGTTCTTCGTCACGGGACGCCTGGCTGGGCAGTCCGACCGGTCGGCGTTCGTCGACAACGTCATGGAGCAGCTACTGGCGGTGTTAGGCCAGCAAATTCCACCGCTCTTGACCGAGGTGACTCGCGAGGCCCACTTGCTTGCCCTCCTGGAGGAAGCGGCGCAAGCCTGCAGCAGCCGCGGTGAGCATTTGGTCCTGCTCGTCGACGGCCTGGACGAGGACCGAGGAGTGCACGCGGGACCTGACGCCCACAGCATCGCCGCGCTACTGCCAACTCACCCACCGCGAGGATTGCGGATCATCGTCGCGGACCGATCGAACGCGGCACTCCCTACCGACGTACCGGCCCACCATTCCCTACGCCACCCAGGCATCGTCCGCCCGCTGAACCCGAGTACCCACGCCAGAGTCTTGCAAGCCGAAATGCTCCGGGATCTGCAGAGGCTGCTGGGCGAGGGTAGCAACCGTGACCTGCTTGGTCTGATTGCCGCCGCATGCGGCGGCCTGACGGTGCATGACCTCGCCGAACTCACCGACACACCCGTGTGGGCTGTCGAAGACCTCATGGACGAATGCAGCTTCACCAAGCGCAAGGGAAACGGCGCACCCGTCTACTTTTTGGCCCACGAGGAGCTGACCGTAACTGCAGTGCAGATGCTTGGACCGAGGCGCCTTTCGGAGTACCGCGATACCCTGCACAGTTGGGCGGATCGGTACCGAGCACGGAAATGGCCCGAAGACACGCCTGACTACTTGTTGTCTTCATACCCACGAATGCTCCTGCAGTCTGCGGATGCCGCGCGCTTGGTTGACTGCGTCACCGACGTGGACCGCCACGATCGAATGCGCCAGCGATTCGGGGACGACGCGGCGGCCATCAAAGAGGTGGATACGGTGATGGGTGCCATTGTCGCGTCAGATAACGGCGACCTGGTCAAGCGACTCGCCGTTCATCGGGCGGCCTTGCAGCGGCGGACGTTCCTGCAAAGGTGGCGTTCCGTGCTCCGTCGCGTACGGTGGCGTTGA